A stretch of the Corynebacterium maris DSM 45190 genome encodes the following:
- a CDS encoding TetR family transcriptional regulator, whose product MTAEKPRRRLSPAQRRAALLAAATEAFSAAGYDEVQVTDVAAAADASPALVFHYFGSKAGLHAHTVEAVLDELTDRWSAATAEPAPSARERVRVLLEESLGVAARTRLLIAAGDEPAATTAVRAAARERRVQLLRDNLVLTSGWDRHTVAVPAWLGFVDAAVGDWIAHGRPEQLRAPLLTACLGALEGALGDWAG is encoded by the coding sequence ATGACCGCAGAGAAGCCCCGCCGACGACTCTCCCCCGCCCAACGACGCGCCGCACTTCTGGCCGCCGCCACCGAGGCCTTCTCCGCGGCCGGCTACGACGAAGTCCAGGTTACCGACGTCGCCGCCGCGGCCGACGCCTCCCCCGCCCTGGTCTTCCACTACTTCGGCTCCAAAGCCGGCCTACACGCCCACACCGTCGAAGCCGTGCTGGATGAGCTGACCGACCGCTGGTCCGCGGCCACCGCAGAACCCGCCCCCTCCGCCCGCGAACGCGTCCGCGTCTTGCTCGAGGAGTCCCTCGGCGTGGCCGCGCGCACCCGGTTGCTCATCGCCGCCGGCGACGAACCCGCGGCGACCACCGCCGTGCGCGCCGCGGCGCGGGAACGTCGGGTTCAGCTACTGCGAGACAACCTCGTCCTGACCTCCGGCTGGGACCGCCACACCGTGGCCGTGCCCGCCTGGCTGGGCTTCGTCGACGCGGCCGTGGGCGACTGGATCGCACACGGCCGCCCCGAGCAGCTGCGCGCACCGCTGCTGACGGCATGCCTCGGGGCACTCGAAGGCGCACTCGGCGACTGGGCGGGCTAA
- a CDS encoding alpha-amylase family glycosyl hydrolase — MAHPLDAAVWWHVYPLGACDAPIRDRYPGDEGHRLRRLTAWVDYAADLGATGLLLGPVFDSVAHGYDTLDHCRIDPRLGDDHDFAELIEACRARDLDVILDGVFNHVAREHRFVADGGPVARDDDGRAVGWEGDMTLAELDHDDPATLDFVVDVMEYWLERGAAGWRLDVAYAVPAEFWAAAVARVRERFPDAVFLGEMIHGDYADFAQRSELDTMTQYELWKAIWSSIKDANFFELSHALGRHQEFSSRARMQTFVGNHDVDRIATAVGATGSALAHAVVLTLPGLPSIYAGDERGVEGAKGEGFGADDALRPPLPASPLDAGQEGMALRDTVAAFVWLRRNNPWWATADLEVVDVANERLVYRLRAGDRAAEVALVLGEECSVRVTVDGEVVFAQAWG; from the coding sequence ATGGCGCACCCCCTCGACGCCGCCGTCTGGTGGCACGTCTACCCCCTCGGCGCCTGTGACGCGCCCATCCGCGACCGCTACCCCGGCGACGAGGGACATCGCCTGCGGCGCCTGACCGCCTGGGTCGACTACGCGGCCGACCTCGGCGCCACGGGTTTGCTGCTCGGCCCCGTCTTCGACTCCGTCGCCCACGGCTACGACACCCTCGATCACTGCCGCATCGACCCCCGCCTCGGCGACGACCACGACTTCGCCGAGCTCATCGAAGCCTGCCGCGCCCGCGACCTCGACGTGATCCTCGACGGCGTATTCAATCACGTCGCCCGGGAGCACCGCTTCGTCGCCGACGGCGGGCCCGTCGCCCGCGACGACGACGGCCGGGCCGTCGGCTGGGAAGGCGACATGACCCTCGCCGAACTGGACCACGACGATCCCGCGACGCTCGACTTTGTCGTCGACGTCATGGAGTACTGGCTGGAGCGCGGGGCCGCCGGCTGGCGGCTCGACGTCGCGTACGCGGTGCCCGCCGAATTCTGGGCGGCGGCCGTCGCCCGCGTCCGGGAGCGCTTCCCCGACGCGGTCTTCCTCGGAGAGATGATCCACGGCGACTACGCCGACTTCGCGCAGCGCTCCGAACTGGACACGATGACCCAATACGAGCTGTGGAAGGCAATCTGGAGCTCGATCAAAGACGCGAACTTCTTCGAGCTGTCCCACGCGCTGGGACGGCACCAGGAGTTCTCTTCGCGGGCGCGCATGCAGACCTTCGTGGGAAACCACGACGTCGACCGCATCGCCACCGCCGTCGGCGCGACCGGGTCAGCCCTCGCCCACGCGGTCGTGCTGACCCTGCCCGGGCTGCCGAGCATCTACGCCGGCGACGAACGCGGCGTCGAAGGCGCGAAGGGGGAGGGTTTCGGCGCGGACGACGCGCTGCGTCCGCCGCTGCCGGCCTCTCCGCTGGACGCGGGCCAAGAGGGCATGGCCCTGCGCGACACTGTCGCGGCGTTCGTGTGGCTGCGGCGCAACAACCCCTGGTGGGCCACGGCGGACCTGGAGGTCGTCGACGTGGCCAACGAGAGGCTCGTCTATCGCCTGCGCGCCGGTGACCGGGCCGCCGAGGTCGCCTTGGTGCTGGGCGAGGAGTGCTCCGTGCGCGTCACCGTGGACGGCGAGGTCGTCTTCGCGCAGGCCTGGGGCTGA
- a CDS encoding MFS transporter: protein MSSTTSSSAATRGASGSEWASPTHRRTVYLVLAVVGISILFDGYDLVVYGAVLSTLLNDPSQIGQLSPAMGGTLGSYAMIGVMIGALSAGAVGDRLGRRKVMLIAIAWFSIGMALTAMSTSIFAFGLLRFLTGLGVGMIVATGGAIIAEFAPPNRRNFFNAIVYSGVPAGGVMASLFAIWFEDLIGWRGLFLIGASPLIFLLPLAFFALPESPRWLMSRSRTADAKALVAKHGLPEEQFLTEPTIAAPTADRTPLQTPVVKEKTGFAAIFSLKYLPGTVLIGAMSFIGLLSTYGLNTWLPEIMQSAGASADDSLYSLLALNGGAVIGGLLASRVADKIGAKVVITSTFALAAICLFALPFIGAMTLMYIAIAGAGIGVLGTQVLTYGLTSNYYGTSSRAAGVAWCAGFGRLGGIFGPAIGGLIIAAGFGPANAFYLFAGVAVVGAICTALIPRSPAAIDAEAVEAARAAQEQDEPALSTSDRTANTAS from the coding sequence GTGAGCTCCACCACTTCTTCCTCGGCCGCCACCCGCGGAGCATCCGGTTCCGAGTGGGCGTCGCCCACCCACCGTCGCACCGTGTACCTCGTGCTCGCGGTCGTCGGCATTTCCATCCTTTTCGACGGCTACGACCTCGTCGTCTACGGCGCCGTGCTGTCCACCCTGCTGAATGACCCGAGCCAGATCGGCCAGCTGTCCCCCGCCATGGGCGGCACCCTGGGCTCCTACGCCATGATCGGCGTCATGATCGGCGCCCTGTCCGCCGGCGCCGTGGGCGATCGCCTCGGCCGCCGCAAGGTGATGCTCATCGCGATCGCCTGGTTCTCCATCGGCATGGCCCTGACCGCCATGTCCACTTCGATCTTCGCCTTCGGCCTGCTGCGCTTCCTCACCGGCCTGGGCGTGGGCATGATCGTCGCCACCGGCGGCGCCATCATCGCCGAATTCGCCCCGCCGAACCGCCGTAACTTCTTCAACGCCATCGTCTACTCCGGCGTCCCCGCGGGCGGCGTCATGGCCTCGCTGTTCGCCATCTGGTTCGAGGACCTCATCGGGTGGCGCGGACTGTTCCTCATCGGCGCTTCCCCGCTGATCTTCCTGCTGCCCCTGGCCTTCTTCGCCCTTCCGGAGTCGCCGCGCTGGCTGATGAGCCGCAGCCGCACCGCGGACGCCAAGGCCCTCGTCGCCAAGCACGGCCTGCCGGAAGAGCAGTTCCTCACCGAGCCGACCATCGCCGCCCCCACCGCCGACCGCACCCCGCTGCAGACCCCGGTGGTCAAGGAAAAGACCGGCTTCGCCGCCATCTTCTCCCTCAAGTACCTGCCGGGCACCGTCCTGATCGGCGCCATGAGCTTCATCGGCCTGCTGTCCACCTACGGCCTGAACACCTGGCTGCCGGAGATCATGCAGTCCGCTGGCGCCAGCGCCGACGACTCCCTGTACTCCCTGCTCGCCCTCAACGGCGGCGCCGTCATCGGCGGCCTGCTGGCCTCCCGCGTGGCCGACAAGATCGGCGCCAAGGTCGTCATCACCTCGACCTTCGCCCTGGCCGCCATCTGCCTGTTCGCCCTCCCGTTCATCGGCGCGATGACCCTGATGTACATCGCCATCGCCGGCGCCGGCATCGGCGTCCTGGGCACCCAGGTCCTGACCTACGGCCTGACCTCGAACTACTACGGCACCTCCTCCCGCGCCGCCGGCGTCGCCTGGTGCGCCGGTTTCGGTCGACTGGGCGGCATCTTCGGCCCGGCCATCGGCGGCCTGATCATCGCCGCCGGCTTCGGCCCGGCCAACGCGTTCTACCTCTTCGCCGGCGTCGCCGTCGTCGGCGCCATCTGCACCGCCCTGATCCCGCGCTCCCCGGCCGCCATCGACGCAGAAGCCGTCGAGGCCGCCCGCGCCGCCCAGGAGCAGGACGAGCCCGCCCTGTCCACGAGCGACCGCACCGCGAACACCGCCAGCTAA
- a CDS encoding DUF5997 family protein: MKPMTAAKKLGIYLPATPQEFQDGAVTHAELRELQNNPPEWLVELRLSGPHPRPVVAQKLGITIAALKRNDLDKPLTTAEIKELLENQPEWLSAARTSLAENRAAETDAATETDATENE, translated from the coding sequence ATGAAGCCGATGACCGCGGCCAAGAAGTTGGGCATTTACCTGCCCGCCACCCCGCAGGAATTCCAGGATGGCGCGGTCACCCACGCCGAGCTCCGGGAACTGCAGAACAACCCGCCCGAGTGGCTGGTGGAGCTGCGTCTCAGCGGCCCGCACCCGCGCCCCGTCGTCGCCCAGAAGCTCGGCATCACCATCGCCGCCCTCAAGCGCAACGACCTGGACAAGCCTCTGACCACGGCCGAGATCAAAGAACTGCTGGAGAATCAGCCGGAATGGCTGAGCGCGGCGCGCACCTCTCTGGCGGAAAACCGGGCGGCAGAAACGGACGCCGCCACTGAGACGGACGCCACCGAAAACGAATAA
- a CDS encoding LysR family transcriptional regulator substrate-binding protein, which produces MLTIAFVTGTEPGKWFARFRRRTDHGTLTTIDSHDPLSLLEDGSADLALLRLPDGRIDSRFHQVALYGEARGVAVPKDSIFAEVGEKVAAADIDDEHLNYRITDDAGIDYEALADALQVVAAGVGVAIAPRPVLKVMSRKQVVPLELADPTVPETSIALVWLKDKDNDAIQDFVGVAKGRTANSSRQAAPKRTARDKALAKQARRGQRPGGGASRPGRKRR; this is translated from the coding sequence ATGCTCACCATTGCGTTCGTCACGGGAACCGAGCCCGGAAAGTGGTTCGCCCGCTTCCGGCGGCGCACCGATCACGGCACGCTCACGACCATCGACAGCCACGACCCGCTGTCCCTGCTCGAAGACGGTTCCGCCGACCTGGCGCTCCTGCGTCTGCCCGATGGGCGCATCGACTCCCGCTTCCACCAGGTCGCCCTCTACGGCGAAGCCCGGGGCGTCGCCGTGCCGAAGGACTCCATCTTCGCCGAGGTCGGGGAGAAGGTCGCCGCCGCTGACATCGACGACGAGCACCTGAACTACCGCATCACCGACGACGCGGGCATCGATTACGAGGCGCTGGCCGACGCCCTCCAGGTCGTGGCCGCCGGCGTGGGCGTCGCGATCGCACCCCGTCCAGTGCTCAAAGTGATGTCCCGCAAGCAGGTCGTCCCCCTGGAGCTCGCAGATCCCACGGTGCCGGAGACGTCGATTGCGCTGGTGTGGCTCAAAGACAAAGACAACGACGCGATCCAGGACTTCGTGGGTGTGGCGAAGGGCCGCACCGCGAACTCCTCTCGGCAGGCGGCCCCGAAACGCACCGCCCGCGACAAGGCCCTGGCCAAGCAGGCCCGCCGTGGCCAACGCCCCGGCGGCGGCGCCTCCCGGCCGGGGCGGAAACGGCGCTGA